In the genome of Apostichopus japonicus isolate 1M-3 chromosome 15, ASM3797524v1, whole genome shotgun sequence, one region contains:
- the LOC139981505 gene encoding uncharacterized protein, translated as MMPVLKHLWLIVTMCILHGTKSVLTDCTTHQNARIGSSWKIDCRLQDWSEVKYYHDNPVEGNLLIMSNQDNEHRFGFGRDIGTLDIDEDGAMVINNVTIDHISLYTLIYTDRDGHDYQHEFIIIDCPDITVYAHHGSDALINCYFPQSQRVFWYDSTSRNARPIASLEGGRKAGSGVSAGKYDIANNCGLLIRNTTFSDEKTYRAIVIVSNIHTLTTDQEVVIYASVETAVLSVDICEGRNFCLVQLQDPTFFMCRETNTGPHTLLGWTRNTSNGTRLVNTSKSFDGNMYEAFVSTNVNLNSTDRLYVYICNSIIDIPAKPLRQIVVMVEYESKDYITTLLKPTYYRAYDDVRLVCTNENSLFILWKRNHETIGYYHEGKSDVLKPGYELDKDGSLLINNFSYTHEGEYVCIYNNGKVEDVKQHNIKTVVTPINPTPSIVGCSEPLNCKFNVTSSGYLTCLIEGVLPIVHPKWIHDEYISSRITFSQPQLIVRNIGSLFNIYLTTYYEITTDQEGYESETDEDWQAYDVTASCSVNYEVLGQHKTDVTLRLQKRTSAVTEDRIRKRFGANNNWLCVIPVTVLSVIMIIIFGFSKWRNGKAGNGTCVSKKTSDAENNYKNNGEDNPAMTIDV; from the exons ATGATGCCGGTCTTAAAACATCTATGGTTAATCGTCACTATGTGCATTCTACACG GTACTAAAAGTGTTTTGACAGACTGTACAACTCACCAAAATGCACGAATCGGCAGTAGTTGGAAAATTGACTGCAGGCTACAAGACTGGAGCGAAGTTAAATATTACCACGATAACCCAGTCGAAGGAAATTTACTAATTATGTCTAATCAAG ATAACGAGCATAGATTTGGATTTGGGCGCGACATCGGTACTCTGGATATTGATGAAGATGGCGCCATGGTTATCAACAATGTTACAATAGATCATATATCTTTGTATACGTTGATTTACACCGACAGAGACGGACATGATTATCAACATGAATTTATCATTATAG ATTGTCCTGACATTACTGTTTACGCCCATCATGGATCCGACGCACTCATAAATTGTTACTTCCCTCAGTCTCAAAGGGTTTTCTGGTACGATTCAACGTCACGTAATGCTCGACCAATCGCAAGTCTTGAAGGAGGCCGGAAGGCGGGGTCAGGAGTCTCTGCTGGGAAATACGATATTGCCAATAACTGTGGTCTGCTGATAAGGAATACTACTTTCAGCGACGAAAAAACATACCGTGCTATAGTTATTGTatcaaatatacatacattaacaACAGATCAGGAAGTCGTTATTTATG CAAGCGTCGAAACAGCGGTATTGTCAGTAGATATTTGCGAGGGAAGAAACTTCTGTTTGGTGCAGCTGCAAGATCCGACATTTTTTATGTGTCGGGAAACAAATACAGGACCTCATACGTTACTTGGCTGGACAAGAAACACATCAAACGGTACACGATTAGTTAATACTTCTAAGTCTTTTGATGGAAACATGTACGAGGCATTCGTATCAACGAATGTAAATCTTAACTCGACAGACCGACTGTATGTTTACATCTGTAACTCTATAATAGATATTCCAGCTAAGCCATTAAGACAAATAGTTGTAATGGTCGAATATGAGAGTAAGGACTACATCACTACTCTGTTGAAACCGACATATTATAGGGCATATGATGACGTCAGGTTAGTCTGCACCAATGAGAATTCTTTGTTCATATTATGGAAAAGAAACCACGAAACTATTGGATACTATCACGAAGGCAAATCGGATGTATTGAAACCTGGCTACGAGCTTGATAAGGATGGATCGTTGCTCATTAACAATTTCTCATATACACATGAAGGTGAATATGTTTGTATCTACAACAATGGTAAAGTCGAGGACGTAAAGCAACATAATATCAAGACCGTTG TTACACCAATCAATCCTACACCTTCTATCGTTGGGTGCTCAGAGCCATTGAATTGCAAATTTAATGTTACAAGCAGTGGATATCTGACATGTTTAATAGAGGGCGTTCTTCCAATCGTGCATCCGAAATGGATCCACGatgaatatatttcttccaGAATTACTTTCAGTCAACCACAGCTAATAGTGAGAAATATTGGGTCTTTGTTTAACATATACTTGACTACTTACTACGAAATAACGACTGACCAGGAGGGTTATGAAAGTGAGACAGACGAAGACTGGCAGGCTTATGACGTCACAGCGTCCTGCTCTGTGAACTACGAGGTTCTTGGGCAACACAAGACGGACGTTACGCTGCGTCTCCAGAAACGTACTTCAG CTGTAACAGAGGATAGGATAAGAAAGAGGTTTGGAG CAAATAATAACTGGCTGTGCGTTATCCCAGTCACTGTATTGTCtgtcattatgattattatttttggcTTTTCAAAATGGCGAAATGGCAAAGCAGGAAATGGGACCTGTGTCAGCAAGAAAACATCTGATGCCGAGAATAATTATAAGAACAACGGTGAAGACAACCCAGCCATGACAATTGACGTTTAA